The following are encoded in a window of Vigna unguiculata cultivar IT97K-499-35 chromosome 8, ASM411807v1, whole genome shotgun sequence genomic DNA:
- the LOC114193775 gene encoding BAG family molecular chaperone regulator 4-like isoform X1: protein MKTSSSKGEANDGVKGNIDWELRPGGMLVQKRKSLDSSSSPMIKIKVSHGSYHHELTVPAQSTFGHLKGVLATETGLEPKEQRLLVRGKEKEDEEWLHMVGVKDMSKVVLLEDPASKEKKLEEMQKSEDTLKAWEAISTVRTEVDKLHKKVVALETTVSDGTKVEDKEFAILTELLMVQLLKLDSIAADGEAKAQRRFEVRRVQSYVDTVDNLKARNCGAFSNGGNINAVPVIWEAFESGVGSMKSPTPFPATTVITKNWEHFE, encoded by the exons ATGAAAACATCATCTTCAAAAGGTGAAGCTAATGATGGTGTTAAGGGAAACATAGATTGGGAGCTCAGACCTGGTGGCATGCTTGTTCAGAAGAGAAAATCCCTTGACTCCTCTTCTAGTCCCATGATCAAAATCAAGGTCTCTCATGGTTCCTATCACCATGAGCTCACTGTTCCTGCACAATCCACTTTTG GACATTTAAAAGGGGTGCTTGCAACGGAGACTGGTCTTGAGCCAAAGGAGCAAAGGTTACTAGTTAGAGGGAAAGAGAAGGAGGATGAGGAATGGTTGCATATGGTGGGGGTGAAAGACATGTCTAAGGTTGTCTTGCTTGAGGATCCAGCCAGCAAGGAGAAGAAGCTTGAGGAGATGCAGAAGAGTGAAGATACTTTGAAGGCATGGGAAGCCATCTCCACTGTCAGAACAGAAGTTGACAAGCTACATAAAAAG GTGGTTGCTTTGGAGACAACTGTTTCTGATGGTACAAAGGTTGAAGACAAAGAGTTTGCAATCTTGACAGAACTACTAATGGTTCAATTGCTTAAATTGGATTCCATTGCTGCAGATGGAGAAGCCAAGGCACAAAGAAGATTTGAG GTGCGTCGTGTACAGAGTTATGTGGACACAGTTGACAACCTGAAGGCAAGAAATTGTGGTGCATTTAGCAATGGTGGAAACATTAATGCAGTACCTGTAATTTGGGAGGCATTTGAATCGGGAGTTGGAAGCATGAAATCACCAACTCCATTTCCAGCAACTACTGTGATTACTAAAAACTGGGAGCACTTTGAATGA
- the LOC114193775 gene encoding BAG family molecular chaperone regulator 4-like isoform X2 encodes MKTSSSKGEANDGVKGNIDWELRPGGMLVQKRKSLDSSSSPMIKIKVSHGSYHHELTVPAQSTFGVLATETGLEPKEQRLLVRGKEKEDEEWLHMVGVKDMSKVVLLEDPASKEKKLEEMQKSEDTLKAWEAISTVRTEVDKLHKKVVALETTVSDGTKVEDKEFAILTELLMVQLLKLDSIAADGEAKAQRRFEVRRVQSYVDTVDNLKARNCGAFSNGGNINAVPVIWEAFESGVGSMKSPTPFPATTVITKNWEHFE; translated from the exons ATGAAAACATCATCTTCAAAAGGTGAAGCTAATGATGGTGTTAAGGGAAACATAGATTGGGAGCTCAGACCTGGTGGCATGCTTGTTCAGAAGAGAAAATCCCTTGACTCCTCTTCTAGTCCCATGATCAAAATCAAGGTCTCTCATGGTTCCTATCACCATGAGCTCACTGTTCCTGCACAATCCACTTTTG GGGTGCTTGCAACGGAGACTGGTCTTGAGCCAAAGGAGCAAAGGTTACTAGTTAGAGGGAAAGAGAAGGAGGATGAGGAATGGTTGCATATGGTGGGGGTGAAAGACATGTCTAAGGTTGTCTTGCTTGAGGATCCAGCCAGCAAGGAGAAGAAGCTTGAGGAGATGCAGAAGAGTGAAGATACTTTGAAGGCATGGGAAGCCATCTCCACTGTCAGAACAGAAGTTGACAAGCTACATAAAAAG GTGGTTGCTTTGGAGACAACTGTTTCTGATGGTACAAAGGTTGAAGACAAAGAGTTTGCAATCTTGACAGAACTACTAATGGTTCAATTGCTTAAATTGGATTCCATTGCTGCAGATGGAGAAGCCAAGGCACAAAGAAGATTTGAG GTGCGTCGTGTACAGAGTTATGTGGACACAGTTGACAACCTGAAGGCAAGAAATTGTGGTGCATTTAGCAATGGTGGAAACATTAATGCAGTACCTGTAATTTGGGAGGCATTTGAATCGGGAGTTGGAAGCATGAAATCACCAACTCCATTTCCAGCAACTACTGTGATTACTAAAAACTGGGAGCACTTTGAATGA
- the LOC114195522 gene encoding basic leucine zipper 34-like translates to MEEVKITGNLIEEKIWSKIPILVKPVPLRPQPWRKPSKPLQKLPTIPENDQILTEGNLNGDHNNFNELQPNIEQEMRNKFKRIVSNRYAARRSRLKKLAYVEELENELKSCERKREVLHGEIAEQRKKHLSLEIENHTLKFHLAAREKQRILQEVEIEKNRAEVGRMMEVQRRMVNLRSLQLMTNSNFNPSAFI, encoded by the exons ATGGAAGAAGTTAAGATTACAGGGAAcctaatagaagaaaaaatatggtCAAAGATACCCATTTTGGTTAAGCCTGTTCCTCTAAGACCTCAACCATGGAGAAAACCCTCCAAGCCACTCCAAAAGCTTCCAACCATTCCAGAAAATGATCAAATTCTTACAGAGGGAAACCTTAATGGAGACCACAACAATTTCAATGAACTCCAACCAAACATTGAGCAAGAAATGAGAAATAAGTTTAAAAG AATCGTCTCAAACAGATATGCTGCACGAAGATCGAGATTGAAGAAACTTGCATACGTTGAGGAGTTGGAAAACGAATTGAAATCATGCGAG AGGAAGAGAGAAGTTCTCCATGGAGAAATTGCAGAGCAACGAAAGAAGCATCTGTCGTTGGAAATTGAGAACCATACATTGAAATTTCATCTGGCTGCTCGTGAAAAGCAAAGAATTCTTCAAGAAG TTGAGATTGAAAAGAACAGAGCAGAAGTTGGTAGAATGATGGAAGTGCAAAGGAGAATGGTTAATTTGAGATCGTTGCAGCTTATGACCAATTCCAACTTTAACCCTTCAGCCTTCATCTGA